The sequence ACTGGAGAAGAATCGCGGGAAGATTTGGCAAGGAACAACCAGAAACGAACAAAAACAGCAACAAAGATTCGCctttctcctcctcctcattctcctccttctttttcgcgttccttcttcttcacctgttttctctttatcttttttcttttgttgttattgctactgtattttttttttgcctttttctctttctctctctctggtgaagaagcagtagaaggtgaggaggaagagttttaaattgtgcagaacagaaatgaaccgaaatggccaactccactgaaccgaacatcattcatgtgctgaataaaacgtcataaacatttaatcatcaaagaaaaatatttttacatgcacaaggactcaattaaataCACTGACAATCAAGTAaatcaaaatgagcaactccACTAAACTAAACAACATttatgtgctgaataaaacgtcataaacattcaatcatcaaaaATAGCATTTttccatgcaaaagaagtcaaCTGAACACATAACAATCAGGTGAACCGAAATAACCAACACCATTGAACCGAACAACAATCATGtgttgaataaaacgtgataaacattcaatcagtaagaaaaatatttctgcatgcacaaggactcaactgaatacattaacaatcaagtgaatcaaaatgagcaactccacttaaccgagcaaaatgttggtgttgttggtgaaaaagtagaagcagaagcagaagcagaataaGAACCTATGTGCACGAATTtgaaagaaggaggaggaggaagaggaggagaaatactattcttgttccATGAGcattgttcggttcggtggcctccTTTTACTTTATTCAGTATTTAAGATTATTGTGATAGCATGTAGCAATCATTTCCTAGCTGTCTCAACGTAATAGTCTCATTcgactgatttgaagttgaattaTTCATTGTTTTCATTCAGAAGTGTAGATCGAAgtagaaaacgaagaagaagaaaaacgacGGAGCTTATTACATTGAATTCAATGCAGATCAATAATGAAGAATGCGAGCAGAGAAGAAAAATGCGAACAGAGGAATTTGGTTGAAGAACGAAAACGCGAGAAGAGAACAAAATTTACGTTATATGAGGTGCGTGTATAATAAACGCGTAAGGGGGTTGGAGAGGCGCGTCTGATTGAAGTTACTTGAATAGCTTGGATGAAAAAATTATATGGACGTAGACATTTTCTGTTATATTTAATTAGTTCTTTTTCATCAAAGTGATGGGTAATAATTAGATTATGTTAGTATTAAATATGAATTTATTAAGTTGTTAAGTCCATTCCAGCATTTTCCTGGTAAAACATGAGAATTGAGCACAAGTAATTGTTGCTGGAAGAACATAATACTAACTAATTAATTGAATTAGTTTCACTTTTTATCTACATGTTACTaatgcttttataaaatatttgggGGCCATGGCCGTCATTGTCCAAGAGAAATATAGATTCTTTGTTTACAAAGAAGATTCCAATGTCATAATAACTTGGACTTTTTTGAGTCACTTTGAACTTCAGAGTTCCCTGCATATGACTTGTTCTCACTTTCTTTTCCTATATAATAATACTTGTCAGCAAGATTCAATGTAAAAGAACAAAATCTTATATCCCTTTTCACTTTACTATCCTTTTGTACTTTCCAGCAAAGGGTGTATCTATGGAACCCACCCATAAGACCCCATCTTTTTCCTCCACCTCACTAATAGAATTCCCAACCAAACCTTCAACAACTTCCAACACATCACCCTCCTCACTTAGCCTAATTACAATTCCACTACTCCCTTTCAACTTAGCCAAATATGAATATATCCTTGTAATGTCCAAAGGAACCTTAACTAGTACTTTTCCAATCCAATCATATGACAGAATCCATTCTATAAGTCTCTGCCTTCTTGAGTGAATTCCAACCCAGAATCCCCCTCTTGGACTACGTTTGATGTTGTCTGGGAAACTTGGAAGATCTGCAAAGTGTTCCAATGTTCCAGCCTTTGGTGTGCTTAGCCAATACTTGAGTACTCTGCAGTTTGTAGTCTCTACTATTAAAATATAGTCACCATCTTTGCTTAATGCTACACCATTTGCAAATGCCAGATTGTTTAGGACAAGTGTTAATTCTTTGCTTTGTGGGTCATATTTCATTAGCCTACCTGTTCTGTCCTTGCTTAGTATCAAAGATACATAATTCCTGCAATTTTGTTAGCATGTCACTCTCATAATATATTAGGATCAATTAATTTTCATTACAATTATTATATAGAatattatgtctttattattacgatttttTTAGCATTCCAGTTTAATCTCTTGTTTGTAACTGTCACAAACATCGATAAACTTTTGAATACTAGTAAATGTGGTAAGTTAGTGTTACCTTCTATGGTATATTGAACTGCTGGTAGTGAAGTAGACTAGTCCAGTTGTTTGATCAATATCCAAACTGTTGGTGAAGGTGGAAGTGATGAGTGAAGAGGCAGCGCCACCATGAGGCCCAACAACAAGGAGACCCTTGTATGCATCAGCAACATAAAGCTCACCGGTGTGGTTGCTGAAGCATAAACCAAGTGGCCTCCCACAAATGTGTTCTTTCTTCTTCTGCTCCTCAATTGATCCTCCACACTCCTCGGATTCagattcttcatcatcatctttgCCCCTTatagtaaattttaaataaaaaataagttatataaaAAGCACACGTTTCAATGTTAATTCTAAATGTTGTGTATAGTATGAGTGAGGAGAATGAAGTGAGTGATAAGGTTGTTGCAACATGCAGTTGCGGAGTTATTAACGGTAACAGTAACGGCCATGCATGTCCCAAGTTTAATAAGCAAAGAATAGGCAAGAAAGTGAAAGCTAACAAATCTAATAATTTAAGGAAAGAGAAAACACTCTCCATCCCTTTCTTCGTTTGCAACCAACAAAACATCTCAAGTCTCAAGTCTCAAGTCTCAACTGCATCACCATAGCTTAATTGCGTATCTTATCTATAACTTAATTGCGTCTTGGTATGCGCATCATACTTAGCTTCCTCATACCACACGTCAACTTAGCCTAAAGTTTTCCTTCAGGGGAAACCAATGCGCCACGTATTTCCTTTCACTTACATGATTAAGGCTAACCATACTTTtagaaacaaaaatattattatatctaaaatcaattactaaaattaattatttatatatttatatataaatatatataatttaatttatttttacgtATATTTATATTTCAGTATTTTACATTAAtgagtaaaaaattattactACTTTAATTAATTTCTCACACTGTCAAACTGACCCTAACATATTTACTTGAGATTAATTATTATTAAGAAGCAagtaaaaattagaaaaattcaATAATATACGAGTTGTGCCGCTAGAAAATCAACTAAAAAGATAGTCAATTaaagctaattaattaaaaaacaaaaaatttgttataaaaaaataattttttactattttaatttttaaatattactaaTTAATTACTAGtccaaaataataaattttattagccCCTCTTTGTAAAAAAGTTCTTTTTTATATATTACATTATTACATTTGCATACTAATAAAAGTAATTACTTGTCATAAGGATTTTATACTATGAGCGatcattaaaattaaactaaaaaagaaaaaaaaattcaaaacagcCTGTGACGATTACAAACGATTACTTTAAAAGACAACgacatttttaataaaaaaaattctaattcaaGCATTGACAATTATTTCAAAAAGACAATGAGACTATCAAAAAAaagttaatgttatttttttggcACTAGAACTAATTAatccaaaaaaaatcaaaaatcaaattggatgttttttttttttcttaaaacctcgttgtcctttcgagataattattactcgctaaaaaaataaaataaaaattatagagcATAAAGAATTGTTGATGGCATTTGTACCTGGTGGGAGAAAAGGTGAGGGCAAAGTTGAGCCAGCGGTTAAGAGTAGGGTCCCATTTGATTATTCTACCATCGGAGACGCCGGTGTAAGGGCCACCACCGCGAGGGTCGAAGGCAAAACTCTCCGGTCCCACTGCGTTTTCAATGGGAATGGCCTCGTACTCATCATCATCAACCCCGCCTTTCAACCTCGAACCACACAAGTAAGCTACCAGAACAACTGCCACCGTCNNNNNNNNNNNNNNNNNNNNNNNNNNNNNNNNNNNNNNNNNNNNNNNNNNNNNNNNNNNNNNNNNNNNNNNNNNNNNNNNNNNNNNNNNNNNNNNNNNNNNNNNNNNNNNNNNNNNNNNNNNNNNNNNNNNNNNNNNNNNNNNNNNNNNNNNNNNNNNNNNNNNNNTATATagataaataatattatatagaaattaatttgtctaataaaattaaaaagaaaatgttCATAAATTTGTTAAAGATTAAAAACTAGTTTAGGATATTACCCTTTTTCTCCTTGAAAATTCGATTCAACCTCAAGAGTCGGACTGAGTGCAATTTATTAGGCATATTTTCAAACTTCAAAGTACCGGATATATATTTTTTCTCCAATAAAATTaggtatttaaatattttttaaacccaTTCGTATCTTTTAAAATTGATGTTTCTCTTTATTCTTTATCATCTTCCTTCTCCTTTATTATCATCGTCTTCTTCTTTTACATACTTCTTTTTTCAACGTCGTTATCATCATTGCTTGCTGTCACTGCTGTCGTCGTTACCTTTGCTGCCTCCACgttgcattcttcttcttctttctaatCCTTGTTTAATATTATCATCATCGTtcgtctttctcttctttctctcctAAATATGTCCAGATAACTAGAGCACAGAAATTGATGCACAACAAGTAAATTTTGGTACATAGTGCATAAATTTTAGTATACAACCCAAAATTTTAAGGACCATATATTTAAAACATTGACATCCAACCAACAAAATACACACAATACAAAAATTTCGAtgcataacacataaattttggtGCTCAAcacaattttttaaaagattacaTGTCCAAAACATTAGCACCCAACTAACAATAGCACAGTATAGAAATTATTGCGCATATCATAGAAATTTTGGTATGCAACACAGTAATTTTTGAAGGACCACATACTTAAAACATTAACATACCCAATTAAcataattcattggtaagaaaaATTTATGTCTTATGTGTAAATATTTATGTGCTGAGTATGTGATcctcttaaaatttttatactaTATTGATAAGTTTGTATTATGTGCAAAAATATCTATAATATATTGACAAGTTTGTGTTGTGAGCAAATTGTGATATATGCAAAAATTTGTGCCTtatcaataaatttttgtattctctataaaaaaaaatttctatgctGCTGAAATCCGAGAAAAGGAGAATTCTATAGGAGAATTCTATGCTACTGAAGCGTAGAAAATGAGAACTTGTGTTGTATGGTGTACAATAATTTATGTTATGTGTCAAAATTTCTGTGCTATATCAATAAGTTTCTGAATTAAAAAAGcgtgaagaagaaaaaatttttttgttttttttttttttttttgttaaacttatgCCAACTTGATTAGACTATATTACAAAAATGTTTTTAGATGTAATATGTTGTTTTTTGTCGAGGTACAAAATGTACTTTACATTATCTATAAAAGTTGAAACAGATTGTAAACTTAGCCCGTTCCAGTGACCCAACATTGTTTGGGGTCTCTCAGGCTCAAACATTTATTCTCAGCCTAAGAAGTTCTGTATTAAATAGATAAATTCTATTCTGTGGTGTAtgtatgaaaaaagaaaaatgctttTGACAATTATGGTGTGGCTACCCTTGAAAAGGAATGAACTGTTCTTATTTGCTACAACACAGCTTAAATTTAAAGCCAACGCCTTTTCAGTTATCACTCAAAAGTAATTTAATTCACAATGTGTATAATAAAACAACCACATTTTCATATTACTTTCTAAAGTAATTCAAATACCATCTTTACCTATGAATGATGGACTCATAAATCATATATGCCAATAAAAGGCATTAACACTGATGCAATCCATAGCTTCCCATCTTTCTCTTCCACTTCACTTATGAACTTTAACTTCTTCCCTTCACAATCTTCCAACACTTCTAATATCTCACCTTTCTCACTTAGCTTTACAGCAGTAGCATGAGGCTTCCACCCGGCAAACGATGAATGCAACTGCTTGAAGTTGAATCCGACCTTCAACAATGTCTGTCCAATCCATGCATTAGAAGTAACCCATCTCGAGAAAGGAGTTCCCTTTGCGTGCAAAGCCACCCAAAACTCGCCTTCCGAATTTCTCCTTATGTTGTCAGGGAATCCTGGAACCACTGCGAAAGTATTGACTTCACCGGCATTAGGTCCATGAAGCCAGAGTCTTAGGATCTTGCCAGTAGTGGTTTCTGCTATGAGCACGAACGAGCCGTCTTTGCTCAAAGCAACACCGTTTGGAAAAGCAAGGCCGCGTAATAAAACAGACACTTCTTTTGTTGATTTGTTATATTTCAAGAACCTGCCAGTCTTGTCTCCATGAAGGAGCACAAACATAAATTGCCTGCAAAATAAGGTGGTGAACATTTAGAGTAAAGTTCCTCTGCAATTAGAAATACTCGGTACTAACAAGATTTTAGGTTTCATAAGCAACTTCTTGGACTAATTCTAAAATGTTATGAGATTAAACTAGAAGATAATCGTGGTGGAAACTAAAAGAGCTAACACTTTCTCCACAGATTTAAGAGAAACACATCAATTAGAGTTGGGGAATGCTTAGTTCAGTGAACTAATGTAgagtcaattttttaaatttcatttgtACACTGGAATGAGAGTTGTAGCATCATAAGGactattaattaagaaaatgcaGGTATCCctgacaaaaaataaataaataaataaaggctGAAGTTACCTTCTGGGAAAGGCACTGCTAGAATCAGTGAAGTAGATTACGTCTTCATCTTCGCTGATATCCATGTCATTGGTGAAGTGAAACGGCTGACCTTCAGCTTCCGTTACGACTTGGATGGCCAAACCCCCTTCGGGTCCTACTACTTTTAGGCCTAGGTAAGCATCAGCTATATACAGATCTCCACTTTTCTTGTCAAACTTTAGTCCTAATGGCCGCCCACAAATATGCTCCAACTCCGGTGCAAATGGGCGCACACACTCCGTCCTAGAAAATCATGCAAGTAAACTCATTGAATTCATAACAAACGTTAAGAATGTCCGGCTGGCTATAAGTATGTGTTAGTGTCATGTCTTATAAGCAAAGTTAATTTTTAAAGTTGTGTAGACTGTTTAGATAAGCTTATCAGAAAAATCAGAATACCAAATAATCAGATTTCTACTTTCAGAGACCCTTAAAGTTGTTAATACTGAATTATcatttaattagaaaaataacaAGCACAACCAGTTATGCACATGCCAGAGCATCTATGTATGGAAAGTGCTAGGAAGTTAGAAATCCATGCTTGCATACTCAAACAAGGAAGTGGCTATCATTCAAAACCGAATAATCGAGAATAAAGTACATCATGTGAACATTTTAGATTTATCCTCTGCACTGCAAGCTCTTACATTCAATGGTGAATAAACCACTTTTAATAGTTTTGCCAGATTGCAACTACTAAAGTTGAGAATGACAAGAAGCAAGCTTTATAAAGTAAAACTATGCTGCTTACAAAAGAAACCTATCCAAAATTCATCTGTTGCTACATATTTGATAAATTTGCACATGCCCCTAATGCTGTGAGTAAAATGACCTTCCTTGAAGGGAATCAGCTTAGAACTCTGGTCCTCACTCTGAATTAGCATGAAATAAATGTGGCAGCTACCCTTCATCTCCATAACTCCAAAGTCCAAAGTCTCCCACAACATGCATAGGACATGTTAAACACAAAAGGGGCAAACACAATTCAATGAGAAAATGACTCGTTCTAACCGTGCCCACACTTCAAAAGGGACTACTAGCACCTGAAAATCATTCAACTAAGTTTCCAAATCCTCATATCAAATCTTCTACCACTAGCATACTCAGAACACAAAAACACAAATATCAAAACTTTTGATTCTAAAACTAATAAATCTCCAAAAAACACTAGACCCATTTGAATACTCACTAATTTCTACAAAAACCAACGCATATCAACCCTCAAATTCATATAAAGTTCACAATTTTAAAAACAAGTTCACATTTTGGTACCTATTGGAAGAGGTGACAGCAAACTCAGTCCAACCAACTTCATCTCCTTCCCACTTTAGAATCCGGCCATCGGCGACGCCGGTGTATGGCCCTCCACCGTGACGATCGAACACGAGACTCTCAGGACCAAGGGCTCCGGTGACGTGGAGGAGGCGCGCGGCGTGTAGGACATCCTTGGAAGCTTGAAGCTGCGGCGGTGCAAAGAGGGTCTGGTGGGGCTTGAAAATGGCGAAGGTGACGGCCAATAGTGCAAGTACCGTTGCCGTCACAACCACCACCGTCGACATGGTTAAAGCAAGTGATTGTTTATTCttccaaaaatataaaaaaccgCACTGTTTCtgattttttcttctttgttaatTTCGTTATTCTGGTTctgatttttgttattattagtaTGTATGAGCTTTTTTCTGGTTTGAAGAGTTTGTAGTTGACGATGGTGTGTAGTGTTGTTTTTGAGTTTCAACTTTCAAAGAGGATAGCGATCGCAACAAGCCTCCAATCACCATTCACACACGTTGCAATTTTTCTTAGTCAACATGTCAACGTATAATTAATGTGAGGTCAAATTAAAttatctaattatttttaattattaattttatatgatCATAATTANNNNNNNNNNNNNNNNNTATTTTacgtatctcgtttatactgtaaaggAGATAAGGTATGTCCGCGTCTATAAATAGAAGTCGTTTACAGCTTCATTCTGGGCCCCATTTGACTTTGTCAAcctctttctcctctcttttgACTCTTTCTTACCCTATTTTAGACTGATACGATTATGGCGCGTCAGACGGAAAACGACGAAGACATCAACAGGTTGAACGAAACGTCGCATTACGCTAGGGCGGCCGACTTCGAGGTTAGTTTTGTTCTGTTTGTTTAATCTAAGTACGTGGCCATTGTTAGGATAGTCCTGAAGAGGCATAACGTAGTTAAATGGTTTAGGGATAAGTCTCTATGAGGAATTTAGAACTCTATTTGCTTGTGAAACGTTATGACATAATTATTAGTTTGGAACTCTGTTTAACTTGTGCTAGATTGTTAGTATTTATAACGTTCTAGTTAGGGTTTCCTTACTATGGAATATGTAATTTAGAGACATGTGTAGGTTAGAAACATCGAGGTATGTGCTTAAGTAGAAGTAGTTGTAAGTTAGAAAGAAATATTTGTGTGACCTATAATGTGTTGTGTATCATGTTAAGCTGATCTAAATACTAAACCGAAAAAACCAGTATGTggctgaatttttttttaatcttcagAGGTCTCGCCTTCTACTGTCTCGACGAGTGAGTTATACCCTTCCTCCACCCGACGCCATCGTGTTGTATCTGTCTGAGGCCGGATTTGGCAACACAGTGCCCCTCAGAGACTTCACTTTTAACAATTTCCTGATTTCGGCACTCGTAgagcgatggcgtccggagacgcacatGTTTCATCTCCCGTGGGGTGAGGTAACTATCACTCTGCAGGACGTGGTGTACCACCTAGGCCTACGCGCACACAGTAATCCCGTTGGAGGTGCCTCTGTGACTTCAGTAGGTGGTACGACACTAAGACGTGGTCGATGGTGGAGCAACTgcttacagtgtaaacgagataactACATGTCATGCTAACGtgtcttatctcatttacagtataaacgaaataCATGAAATGtcatctcatttacactgtaaacgagataagactgaaaaatttaaattgataaatattttttaaattatttatttcgataattattatatttattttatttattaaaataaaaaaccccaaaatagtACTTATTTCTAAAATTAAGGGCAAAAAACCATATTAAGCCACATCCAGAAAAGTTTAACCAAAATACGCCAAACAGAAATTtgtttcagcaataagccaagaggcatttttatataaatcgaaccaccaaggttcgaactctaTTAGCTAGTAATTCGAACCATCTTGGTTCGAACTACTACTGGAAAAATTTGAATAATTCGAACCGGATAGGTTCGAACCAAGAGAGCATGTAATTCGAACctggttggttcgaattatgggGAGAGAGCTTGGttgtagtaattcgaaccaggctggttcgaattacatgtatcATGGTTCGAACCAGGTTAGTTCGAATTAGTAGGACTCAGAGCTCTATATAAAAGCTGTAAACGTGATttgctctcattagagggtgtaagatggctagtgaggaggagAGTTTTgccctcctgggaataaaacaggaggtcggggagtccttacgggcctatatggaaagattcaacaaagcatgtttggagattcaagacctacCCACCGAAGCggtcatcatggggctagtcaatggtcttagagaaggtccattctcacagtccatatcaaaaagacaccccgcctctttaaatgatgtacaggaaagagctgaaaagtacatcaatatggaagaaaacgctaggATAAGAGACCCGAGTTTGCGAATCGGGCCCCCTCCCTCAACGAAAGAAAGGGAGAGGGAagcgaagaagaaggaagagctcGGCCTTGAtaggccaagaaaatatcactcttatactccattGAAAGTTCCTGTAGTAGacgtatacagagaaatttgcaatactgaaaggctgcctCCCCCCAGACCCATCAagaataaaaaaggggggagccgcAGTGATTACTGCgagtaccataagatatatggaCACTCCACaacgactgttacgaccttaaaaatgtgatagaaaagctagccagagaag is a genomic window of Arachis ipaensis cultivar K30076 chromosome B06, Araip1.1, whole genome shotgun sequence containing:
- the LOC107646304 gene encoding protein STRICTOSIDINE SYNTHASE-LIKE 2-like, with the protein product TVAVVLVAYLCGSRLKGGVDDDEYEAIPIENAVGPESFAFDPRGGGPYTGVSDGRIIKWDPTLNRWLNFALTFSPTRGKDDDEESESEECGGSIEEQKKKEHICGRPLGLCFSNHTGELYVADAYKGLLVVGPHGGAASSLITSTFTNSLDIDQTTGLVYFTTSSSIYHRRNYVSLILSKDRTGRLMKYDPQSKELTLVLNNLAFANGVALSKDGDYILIVETTNCRVLKYWLSTPKAGTLEHFADLPSFPDNIKRSPRGGFWVGIHSRRQRLIEWILSYDWIGKVLVKVPLDITRIYSYLAKLKGSSGIVIRLSEEGDVLEVVEGLVGNSISEVEEKDGVLWVGSIDTPFAGKYKRIVK
- the LOC107645535 gene encoding protein STRICTOSIDINE SYNTHASE-LIKE 10 — its product is MSTVVVVTATVLALLAVTFAIFKPHQTLFAPPQLQASKDVLHAARLLHVTGALGPESLVFDRHGGGPYTGVADGRILKWEGDEVGWTEFAVTSSNRTECVRPFAPELEHICGRPLGLKFDKKSGDLYIADAYLGLKVVGPEGGLAIQVVTEAEGQPFHFTNDMDISEDEDVIYFTDSSSAFPRRQFMFVLLHGDKTGRFLKYNKSTKEVSVLLRGLAFPNGVALSKDGSFVLIAETTTGKILRLWLHGPNAGEVNTFAVVPGFPDNIRRNSEGEFWVALHAKGTPFSRWVTSNAWIGQTLLKVGFNFKQLHSSFAGWKPHATAVKLSEKGEILEVLEDCEGKKLKFISEVEEKDGKLWIASVLMPFIGIYDL